The following coding sequences lie in one Trichoderma breve strain T069 chromosome 1, whole genome shotgun sequence genomic window:
- a CDS encoding b3/4 domain-containing protein: protein MQKLLNAAHVAPEIFELRPDYRALLMVVEGIRRGPSDDASETLLREAENSVKKLLSERAVTELPHVAAWRETYKAFGAKPQKTRNSLEALSRRAEGGLPRVNRLTDIYNAISVKHQVPIGGEDLDKYNGSPFLTRASGQEQFETFSGGQAQSECAVPGEPIWCDDAGITCRRWNWRQGPRTALTDDTTRVLFILDALEPLSDEALVQAADELASALKHLSPEVRTTRRIISASSSAQPGES, encoded by the coding sequence ATGCAAAAACTTCTCAACGCTGCTCATGTAGCCCCCGAAATCTTTGAGCTACGTCCCGATTATCGCGCGCTCTTGATGGTTGTCGAGGGTATTCGCCGGGGCCCTAGCGACGATGCAAGTGAGACTCTTTTGCGCGAGGCGGAAAATTCTGTCAAAAAACTATTGTCGGAACGTGCAGTTACTGAACTTCCACATGTCGCCGCGTGGCGCGAAACCTACAAGGCCTTTGGAGCGAAGCCTCAGAAAACACGCAATAGCCTGGAGGCATTGTCACGGCGTGCAGAGGGCGGCTTACCTCGTGTGAATCGATTGACGGATATCTACAATGCTATTTCCGTGAAGCACCAGGTCCCCATCGGTGGCGAGGATCTGGACAAATACAATGGATCACCGTTTCTTACCCGTGCCAGCGGACAGGAGCAGTTTGAGACTTTCTCTGGTGGCCAGGCCCAAAGCGAGTGTGCCGTGCCAGGGGAACCTATTTGgtgtgatgatgctggcatCACCTGCCGCCGCTGGAATTGGCGTCAGGGTCCAAGGACTGCATTAACAGACGATACAACTCGTGTGCTGTTTATTCTAGATGCATTGGAACCACTTTCGGACGAAGCTCTAGTCCAAGCTGCTGACGAGCTGGCTTCAGCCTTGAAGCACCTATCACCAGAGGTCCGGACAACGCGGAGAATAATCAGCGCTTCGTCATCGGCTCAGCCCGGCGAGTCTTAG
- a CDS encoding sugar transporter domain-containing protein has protein sequence MDLATNEGSVVGDQHHLHAANPAVKNAEGQPRNSKFASQLGVAGDDKYGTVISPGDEAVHKSPVAMSKLADLSADASTAADSERKMSLLEGIRLYPKAIFFSFALSLAVVMEGYDTWLLSSFYGMGAFAKKYGQYTGLDKEGNPTYQLSATWQNALGNGTSAAQIIGLFINGIVAERIGYRWTMIGALFAITCFIFIQFFAINVEMLLAGYIMSGLPWGVFQTLTTTYAAEVCPVPLRAYLTTYVNLCWVIGQLIASGVLKGFVSGNTEWSYRIPYAIQWVWPIPIAIATFFAPESPWWLVRHGKIEQAHDALLRLTSQTANPNFNVEETLSMMIHTHQMEIEQTSGTSYWDCFKGVDLRRTELAVMTWVIQHTSGSPMIGAGTYFMEQAGLSPSNAFSLGVGQSAMAFVGTVGSWFLMPHFGRRTLYLWGQILMFTILVTVGVLGIPKLNSGISWATGALILVLTFAYDLTVGPVCYSLVAELPSNRLRIKTVALSRNSYLASGFVTSTLQARLINPTAWNWRGKAAFLWAGTNLVGIVWTYFRLPEPKGLTFADIDVLFERGVPARKFSKIAVDPYHSNDIATIEEEENVGDDYEKRK, from the exons ATGGATTTGGCAACCAACGAGGGGTCTGTCGTGGGCGACCAACACCATCTACACGCCGCCAACCCTGCAGTAAAAAATGCCGAAGGTCAACCACGTAATTCCAAATTTGCCTCTCAGCTAGGAGTTGCTGGAGATGACAAATATGGCACAGTTATCTCtccaggagatgaagctgtccACAAGTCACCAGTCGCGATGTCCAAGTTGGCGGACCTGAGTGCCGACGCCAGCACCGCTGCTGATAGCGAACGAAAAATGAGCCTGCTTGAAGGTATAAGACTATATCCAAAAGCCATATTTTTCTCATTTGCTCTTTCGCTGGCCGTCGTCATGGAAGGCTATGATACGTGgctgttgagcagcttctACGGCATGGGGGCATTCGCCAAGAAGTATGGACAATACACTGGCCTCGACAAAGAGGGCAACCCAACATACCAACTCAGTGCTACATGGCAGAATGCTCTCGGAAATGGAACAAGCGCCGCACAAATTATTGGATTGTTCATCAATGGTATTGTTGCGGAGAGGATTGGATACCGGTGGACTATGATTGGAGCTTTATTCGCCATTACGTGCTTCATTTTTATACAATTCTTTGCTATTAATGTAGAGATGCTTCTTGCTGGTTACATCATGTCTGGATTGCCATG GGGCGTCTTCCAAACCTTGACGACAACATATGCAGCAGAAGTCTGCCCGGTTCCATTGCGCGCATATCTCACTACCTATGTAAATCTCTGTTGGGTAATAGGTCAATTAATTGCCTCTGGAGTCTTGAAAGGGTTCGTATCTGGCAATACTGAGTGGTCTTACCGTATTCCATATGCCATTCAATGGGTGTGGCCGATTCCTATTGCCATAGCTACTTTCTTCGCGCCTGAATCACCATG GTGGCTCGTCCGTCACGGAAAGATAGAGCAAGCTCATGATGCTCTCCTCCGCCTTACATCTCAGACAGCAAACCCAAATTTTAATGTTGAGGAAACATTATCTATGATGATTCATACCCATCAGATGGAGATTGAGCAAACATCTGGCACTTCATACTGGGATTGCTTCAAAGGTGTTGATCTTCGCCGAACAGAATTAGCTGTCATGACATGGGTGATCCAACACACTTCTGGCTCACCCATGATTGGCGCCGGGACCTATTTTATGGAACAGGCtggcctctctccctctAATGCCTTTTCTCTTGGTGTCGGTCAATCTGCTATGGCTTTCGTCGGCACTGTTGGGTCATGGTTTTTAATGCCACATTTTGGTCGCCGAACGCTGTACCTCTGGGGACAAATTCTCATGTTCACAATCTTGGTGACCGTCGGTGTTCTTGGCATACCAAAGCTCAATTCCGGTATTAGTTGGGCTACTGGCGCGCTTATTCTCGTTCTAACTTTTGCCTACGACCTCACAGTTGGACCAGTCTGCTACTCACTTGTGGCTGAGCTGCCATCAAATCGTCTTCGAATCAAGACAGTCGCTTTATCGCGCAACTCATACCTTGCCTCTGGTTTCGTCACCAGCACTCTTCAGGCGCGTTTAATAAACCCAACTGCTTGGAATTGGCGTGGAAAGGCAGCTTTCCTCTGGGCTGGAACAAACTTGGTTGGCATTGTTTGGACTTATTTCCGTCTACCAGAACCAAAAGGTCTTACGTTTGCTGATATTGATGTGCTCTTTGAGAGGGGCGTTCCAGCGCGCAAGTTTAGCAAAATCGCTGTCGATCCTTACCACTCTAATGACATCGCTACtattgaagaggaggagaatgTTGGCGATGATTACGAGAAGAGGAAATAA
- a CDS encoding heterokaryon incompatibility protein (HET) domain-containing protein, with the protein MTAEPSQGIQEPHGIKVIDIEEGKVKKALPGCRYVALSYVWEPLPAGQKPDEYKEDSPLDLSRLPRTILDAIDACQALNERYLWVDALCINQRDERDIYQIGQMDRIYSFAVATIVAACDKEATEGLPGIRSRSSVRSEPPPVDILDGTLWSSRGWTYQEFVLSRRLLLFTSAGIYFYCAESNITSLNGWELPSIGYATCWRAYNETLAIYSGRRLGRKSDTLNAITGVHRVFARYTDDTYLCGLPARQIFYALLWQPLAVSQRQSAWPSWSWAGWTGSGDDLCVVGNPCQDAVTDQWGDSPARWGSTGRVFLPRLENLKFEASNGIELDIPLFPDDEALKQYLSNQRDKALPALAEDRTFWESGYLKFKATSKQFSITPDVNNPRVSKDHPKLKRCRILDGDRWIGTIFLNPDDGGNYPDILGPCEFIVLTTFKAYNHKIAASFLEGLLDMSVEDKEPAIFPAEYYQAGRAQQERQFRMWMAGEFHSKKGYRTRGGSNWGRSWESERDPHRGMPYPAHFDCSHVMWIERKGDVVYRKAIGIVGGDHSHGSSLEEFCLG; encoded by the coding sequence ATGACAGCTGAGCCTTCTCAAGGCATTCAAGAACCTCACGGCATCAAAGTGATTGATattgaagaagggaaagtCAAAAAAGCTTTGCCAGGTTGTCGATATGTTGCGCTTTCTTACGTGTGGGAGCCACTCCCGGCCGGCCAGAAACCTGATGAATACAAGGAGGATTCACCTTTGGACCTCTCACGCCTACCTCGAACCATTCTTGACGCGATTGATGCTTGTCAAGCCTTGAATGAAAGATACTTATGGGTTGATGCTCTTTGCATCAATcagagagatgaaagagatATATACCAAATTGGCCAGATGGACAGAATTTACAGCTTTGCAGTTGCTACAATAGTAGCGGCCTGTGATAAAGAAGCCACGGAAGGCTTACCAGGCATTCGGTCCCGTAGCTCGGTACGCTCAGAGCCTCCACCAGTCGATATCTTGGACGGGACTCTTTGGAGCTCTAGAGGTTGGACATATCAGGAATTTGTTCTCTCTCGACGGCTTCTGCTCTTCACTTCTGCTGGAATATATTTCTACTGCGCCGAGAGCAACATTACCAGTTTGAATGGATGGGAATTGCCAAGCATAGGTTATGCGACTTGTTGGCGTGCTTACAACGAGACGCTTGCAATCTACTCAGGACGAAGGCTTGGAAGAAAGTCCGACACCCTTAACGCCATTACTGGCGTACACAGAGTATTTGCTCGCTACACGGATGACACTTATCTGTGTGGCTTACCAGCACGGCAGATTTTCTATGCCTTGCTCTGGCAACCACTAGCAGTTTCCCAACGTCAgtcagcttggccaagctggtcGTGGGCTGGATGGACTGGCAGTGGTGATGATCTGTGCGTTGTTGGAAATCCTTGCCAGGACGCGGTCACTGATCAGTGGGGTGATTCCCCTGCGAGATGGGGAAGCACTGGCCGGGTATTTCTTCCTCGACTTGAGAACCTTAAATTCGAAGCTTCGAATGGTATAGAATTGGACATCCCTCTCTTCCCGGATGACGAGGCACTCAAACAATACTTGAGCAATCAGCGTGATAAAGCACTACCAGCTCTAGCAGAGGACAGAACTTTTTGGGAATCCGGGTATCTAAAGTTCAAAGCAACAAGCAAGCAATTCTCCATTACTCCCGATGTCAACAATCCTAGGGTGTCTAAAGACCATCCAAAATTGAAGAGGTGTCGGATATTAGACGGTGACAGATGGATAGGAACCATTTTCCTAAACCCGGATGATGGTGGTAACTATCCAGACATCTTAGGGCCTTGTGAGTTCATAGTCTTGACGACTTTCAAGGCCTATAACCACAAGATTGCTGCTTCTTTCCTAGAAGGACTCCTAGATATGTCTGTTGAAGATAAGGAGCCAGCGATATTTCCAGCGGAATACTACCAAGCAGGCCGTGCACAGCAAGAGCGGCAATTCCGTATGTGGATGGCCGGTGAATTCCATTCAAAGAAGGGGTACAGGACTAGAGGGGGAAGTAATtggggaagaagctgggagTCGGAAAGGGATCCCCATAGGGGCATGCCATATCCTGCGCATTTTGATTGCTCGCATGTGATGTGGATTGAACGAAAAGGAGACGTTGTTTATAGGAAGGCAATCGGTATTGTTGGTGGCGATCATTCGCACGGGTCGTCCTTGGAGGAGTTCTGCTTGGGATAA
- a CDS encoding homeobox KN domain-containing protein produces MSGADCEFVELHDAPDSDTCPASGQTDHTTSLHQDDPTEHSISTQLLNQTVSEQPYESATTDQSMNQDNLSDDFWGLRHPAMAAPCASEAVAGSSAHSSVTHVPQPSQHNSGAADESIAQENPASLTYDFFTTPSPLPYTGWESGPQSAGSDHGNTHSNSVNPPKIGSRFSRESSKLLKQWFSNHYHYPYPSKEEMKMLQRQTGLSKTQISNWLSNTRRREKMHHSTQRPDTPTVQTRRNYRTMGPLERWVDSPPESEPATVTAIANAVQCAESSHYDESGQSINESSDNSYRTSSGSSLASAYSYGSSDSVAGDSWGDRVEHLADHFKMGKTMASWTGDWGFEDVITDTLENAIPPYLLGEESTSMFPFEASDVSPESPRSAYELLVVELSSFVETYQYKTGQLPSHDAMHIEACRIIFASEMLTLEVDAEPSWLRDLVLSNEMIATQAQFLPIRTPSEGRLRTLEIRGKKSLFEECPLEAQLYNFAFTEAMVNQAVISDATLHTEACKILTRMQQALKLPLTDFVFTWFMTLLYSSPMNWLSQFRQRSSLPITESGGISLSTTLSGHWTLGTTSRTIHSHLYIDTHDFGALQQSNGEATLGAGHYAKASPSESHFIGLKHTPANVGTGIPSSPQSFMPTMFPMKHADVGSRRQPDDLLKGAYMFHDPNFHKWLGRELGRWVKSIMSPNNPNSHVPSDKEIQHHARFLVYDDGDPWNQTVADNLEWLHRFKVSVGIIPE; encoded by the exons ATGTCGGGAGCTGACTGTGAATTCGTTGAGCTTCACGATGCCCCGGATTCCGACACTTGTCCAGCTTCGGGACAAACGGATCACACCACCTCACTGCACCAAGACGATCCCACAGAGCACAGCATCTCAACTCAACTTTTAAACCAGACAGTTTCCGAGCAGCCCTATGAATCTGCAACCACAGATCAGTCAATGAACCAGGACAATCTCTCCGATGACTTTTGGGGCTTGAGACATCCGGCAATGGCGGCACCCTGTGCATCTGAGGCTGTAGCTGGATCGAGTGCCCATTCTAGCGTTACTCATGTTCCACAACCAAGTCAGCACAATTCGGGTGCGGCCGATGAAAGTATTGCTCAGGAAAATCCAGCCTCTCTGACCTATGATTTTTTCACGACTCCATCGCCACTCCCTTACACGGGCTGGGAATCGGGCCCTCAATCTGCAGGGTCAGACCATGGTAATACGCATAGCAACTCTGTCAATCCGCCAAAGATAGGCTCGCGCTTCTCTAGGGAATCATCCAAGCTGTTAAAACAGTGGTTCTCAAACCACTATCATTATCCATATCCGagtaaagaagaaatgaagaTGCTACAACGTCAGACCGGTCTATCCAAGACGCAGATTAGTAACTGGCTCTCTAATACCAGGCGGCGAGAAAAGATGCACCACAGCACACA ACGACCCGATACGCCGACAGTTCAGACGAGGCGTAATTACCGTACCATGGGACCTCTTGAACGCTGGGTTGACTCTCCTCCAGAGAGTGAGCCTGCAACGGTCACTGCTATTGCCAATGCGGTTCAATGTGCCGAATCATCACATT ATGACGAGTCCGGCCAGTCTATCAACGAATCTTCAGACAACAGCTATCGGACCTCAAGTGGCAGCTCACTTGCTTCAGCATACTCATATGGTTCCAGCGACTCTGTTGCTGGGG ATTCATGGGGTGATCGGGTTGAACACTTGGCCGACCATTTTAAAATGGGCAAGACTATGGCTAGCTGGACGGGTGATTGGGGTTTTGAAGATGTCATCACAGATACGCTCGAGAACGCCATTCCACCTT ATCTTCTTGGTGAAGAGAGCACTAGCATGTTTCCGTTTGAAGCAAGCGATGTTTCTCCAGAATCCCCCCGCTCTGCATATGAACTACTCGTCGTTGAGCTCTCGTCTTTTGTCGAAACATATCAGTACAAGACTGGGCAACTTCCTAGCCATGACGCCATGCATATCGAAGCCTGTCGCATTATCTTTGCTTCAGAGATGTTGACGTTAGAAGTAGACGCCGAACCCTCATGGCTGCGTGACCTAGTCTTGTCGAATGAGATGATTGCCACGCAAGCGCAGTTTCTTCCTATACGAACACCGTCTGAGGGAAGGCTTCGAACCCTAGAGATTAGGGGAAAGAAGTCGCTATTCGAAGAATGCCCTCTTGAGGCCCAACTCTACAATTTTGCGTTTACCGAGGCGATGGTCAACCAGGCCGTCATTTCCGACGCGACGTTACATACAGAGGCTTGTAAAATACTCACACGAATGCAACAAGCCTTAAAGCTACCTCTAACCGATTTCGTATTCACATGGTTCATGACCCTGCTTTACTCATCGCCGATGAATTGGCTCAGCCAGTTTAGGCAACGTTCGTCTCTTCCAATCACTGAAAGTGGTGGAATATCTCTGTCTACGACTTTATCCGGGCACTGGACTCTAGGGACTACATCTCGCACAATTCACAGTCATTTGTATATCGATACTCACGATTTTGGAGCTCTCCAGCAATCTAACGGAGAGGCAACCCTAGGGGCCGGACATTATGCGAAAGCCTCGCCCAGCGAATCACATTTTATTGGGCTTAAACATACGCCGGCAAATGTCGGAACTGGCATACCTTCATCACCACAGTCATTTATGCCCACCATGTTCCCTATGAAGCATGCGGATGTGGGTTCACGGAGACAGCCTGATGACCTTCTGAAAGGGGCTTATATGTTCCATGATCCCAATTTTCACAAGTGGCTGGGCCGGGAGTTGGGCCGCTGGGTCAAGTCTATTATGTCTCCCAATAACCCAAATTCCCATGTACCGTCCGACAAGGAGATTCAGCATCACGCTCGCTTTCTCGTGTATGATGA CGGTGATCCGTGGAACCAGACGGTGGCAGATAATCTAGAGTGGTTGCATCGTTTTAAAGTCAGCGTTGGGATTATTCCAGAATAG
- a CDS encoding glycosyl hydrolase catalytic core domain-containing protein: protein MVFSSKRLSVAASLFTLALADPWPKRGLAANDDIPISQFGGSYNGHGSQVNWQYNWDSTTSQKQSWAEFVPMLWGTQSYHTTQWFDNAWYWINNGGSGHLLAFNEPELGSQANLSPGDAANAWRQYMEPFYGHAQLGAPAVSNDGYNWISQFLQACSDCHIDFIPIHWYNDWTLEADFENWVNSICSLGGGRQVWITEFQAGGNADQEATFLRSAIPFLDNNPCVYRYSYFGTADNGKDLLQNGGPSLSSLGIQYAFSPYGSGSV from the exons ATGGTTTTCTCCAGTAAAAGGTTAAGCGTTGCCGCTTCTCTTTTCACCTTGGCCCTTGCTGATCCATGGCCAAAGCGTGGCCTAGCTGCAAACGATGATATTCCCATCTCGCAGTTTGGCGGGTCGTATAATGGCCATGGTTCGCAGGTCAACTGGCAGTATAACTGGGACAGCACAACCTCCCAGAAGCAAAGCTGGGCCGAGTTTGTACCCATGCTGTGGGGCACGCAAAGCTACCATACGACTCAATGGTTTGACAATGCTTGGTACTGGATCAACAATGGAGGCTCAGGGCACTTGCTGGCTTTTAACGAGCCAGAGCTGGGTAGCCAGGCCAATCTAAGCCCTGGCGATGCTGCTAATGCGTGGAGGCAATACATGGAGCCTTTCTATGGCCACGCGCAACTCGGTGCCCCTGCTGTCTCTAATGACGGCTACAACTGGATCAGCCAGTTCTTGCAGGCCTGCAGCGACTGCCACATCGATTTCATCCCGATCCACTGGTATAATGATTGGACGCTGGAAGCGGATTTTGAAAACTGGGTCAACAGTATCTGCTCCCTTGGCGGTGGCCGCCAGGTCTGGATCACAGAG TTTCAAGCAGGTGGAAACGCTGACCAGGAGGCTACTTTCTTGCGATCGGCGATCCCGTTCCTCGATAACAACCCTTGCGTTTACCGCTACTCCTATTTTGGTACTGCGGATAACGGCAAGGATTTGCTCCAGAATGGTGGACCTTCCCTTTCTTCCCTGGGAATCCAATATGCTTTTAGCCCTTACGGCTCGGGCAGTGTGTAA
- a CDS encoding glycerophosphoryl diester phosphodiesterase family domain-containing protein produces MAAKANPLRMTIQTIRIAGHRGHSAAAPENTLAAFRKAREIGGKGVTCETDLAVTKDGELILLHDDTVDRTTDGHGLASNMTYLEISRLDAGRWFGEEFTGERIPSLRDALHLARELEIIFQLELKVYDHNDIMFPRLRALIDELKCADLLQFSSFDFVQLRAVKNIISEVPTVGLSHSRLIEPAALAREANLDAMNIEIQHFPSGEAHQLHKEGFAVFLFIPRPEVLELLKEYGRDMEAEIIEWILQGQLDQIVCDDVSQMVRIRDKAHKLLTS; encoded by the coding sequence ATGGCGGCCAAAGCAAACCCACTAAGAATGACAATACAAACCATTCGCATCGCTGGACATCGAGGTCACAGCGCCGCCGCTCCAGAGAATACATTGGCTGCTTTCAGAAAGGCTCGCGAGATAGGTGGCAAAGGCGTCACTTGCGAAACAGATCTTGCTGTCACCAAAGATGGTGAGCTCATCTTGCTTCACGACGATACTGTCGATCGGACGACCGACGGCCACGGTCTGGCTAGTAATATGACCTATCTGGAGATCTCAAGGCTTGATGCAGGTCGATGGTTTGGCGAAGAATTTACGGGTGAAAGGATTCCAAGTCTGAGAGATGCCTTGCATCTTGCCCGCGAACTTGAAATCATCTTCCAACTTGAGCTCAAGGTGTACGACCATAATGATATTATGTTCCCCAGATTAAGGGCGCTTATCGACGAATTGAAATGCGCCGACCTCCTTCAGTTCTCTTCCTTCGACTTTGTCCAACTTAGAGCAGTCAAAAATATTATTTCAGAGGTACCTACAGTTGGGCTATCACATTCACGATTGATAGAACCTGCTGCTCTTGCTCGAGAAGCCAATCTGGACGCGATGAATATTGAGATTCAGCATTTTCCGAGTGGCGAAGCTCATCAACTGCATAAAGAGGGATTTGCGGTCTTTCTATTTATTCCACGTCCGGAGGTACTTGAGCTTCTGAAGGAATATGGCAGAGACATGGAGGCCGAAATCATCGAGTGGATTCTTCAAGGGCAATTAGATCAAATTGTATGTGATGACGTCTCGCAAATGGTTAGGATCAGGGACAAAGCTCATAAGCTACTAACGAGTTGA
- a CDS encoding glycosyl hydrolases family 43 domain-containing protein, producing MAMTFLTKFAALALVTHAWAANIPISPVTNVNQGAKTGYFSDPFHVVYQNAKDLYISGTTHKYLTCSSGDLSAECASLNKNKYETSSSLNQTAHAAGTTICGAAGIHPFQSKDRSWDALVTLHVQSNPKCNGISGWSVIVHARSENPGPADLPPTSWVGDKVMIGSFSENVDANYDGKYFQTPDGQLYLVYQKQKSKKPKRDGVAAWPMVNPTTLRPGTSPTFLLLPGKNLKSENYVSGKGHFKLIETGNIHAINGKFFMAYSVGAYNRKTYKIGIAYSDTFLPAPGQQYRKVMKNNPDHLWDSKGRKEVYYLLQGEEKHDGWHYIGDQVLAPGVPTVAQIGHNNSWVLLFAGYNPNDAPLKSGTDKFQANHRRPYFTKVNIDIPENISVKQATDEQLRSWITPSH from the coding sequence ATGGCCATGACTTTTCTCACGAAATTTGCAGCTCTCGCACTTGTTACACACGCGTGGGCGGCTAATATACCCATCTCTCCCGTAACAAATGTCAATCAAGGGGCCAAAACGGGCTATTTTTCGGACCCGTTCCACGTTGTTTATCAGAACGCCAAGGACCTTTACATCTCGGGCACCACGCACAAGTATTTGACTTGCAGCAGTGGTGATCTTTCCGCGGAATGCGCTTCTTTGAACAAAAACAAATACGAAACCAGCTCATCATTGAACCAAACAGCCCATGCCGCTGGCACTACCATCTGCGGCGCTGCTGGCATTCACCCTTTCCAGAGCAAGGATCGCTCGTGGGATGCACTCGTAACGCTGCATGTGCAAAGCAACCCTAAATGCAATGGAATATCTGGATGGAGTGTCATTGTTCACGCACGTTCGGAGAACCCCGGCCCTGCGGATTTGCCACCGACATCATGGGTTGGCGACAAGGTGATGATCGGGTCCTTTTCTGAAAACGTCGACGCCAACTATGACGGCAAGTACTTTCAGACACCCGACGGACAGCTTTATCTTGTGTATCAGAAACAAAAGTCCAAGAAACCAAAACGCGATGGCGTTGCCGCATGGCCAATGGTTAATCCCACAACATTAAGACCTGGAACTAGCCCTACCTTCTTATTGCTCCCTGGCAAAAACCTGAAATCGGAGAATTACGTCTCTGGCAAGGGGCACTTCAAGCTCATTGAAACGGGCAACATACATGCCATTAATGGCAAGTTCTTCATGGCTTACTCGGTGGGAGCGTACAATCGGAAGACATACAAGATTGGCATCGCATACTCCGACACATTCCTGCCCGCCCCTGGCCAACAATACCGCAAggtgatgaagaacaacCCGGATCATCTCTGGGACTCCAAGGGTAGAAAGGAGGTCTATTACCTCCTTCAAGGTGAGGAGAAGCACGATGGGTGGCATTACATCGGCGATCAGGTCCTTGCGCCAGGTGTGCCGACAGTTGCTCAGATTGGTCATAACAATAGCTGGGTGTTGTTATTTGCTGGATACAACCCTAACGACGCTCCCCTCAAGTCAGGGACGGATAAATTTCAGGCAAATCACCGTCGCCCATATTTTACCAAAGTCAACATTGATATACCTGAAAACATTTCAGTGAAGCAGGCGACCGACGAACAACTGCGGAGCTGGATTACTCCTAGTCATTAA
- a CDS encoding major facilitator superfamily domain-containing protein: MATCTQTKAAIQPSVALTTIDSSSRQSLEYSNANQSTDSDDEAPRMSLLRKLAVIIQLSGVNFASSAVNGLVVVGLPTITADLKLDPSLAFWPTSVSSLANASTILLAGSVADSIGPRPVNLAGGLVTGAFILAAGASKTGPQLIVMRALQGIGYAMHLVSQPLGFSFGLVLGGILQDLIGWRAAWYIYGGLTLALSVVAAWALPNFQNEGTFKGAMRNLKVRVDWVGALLASVFMTLLSYLFAAISVDLNRIRDPKSIVFICLIAMALPLFVVWVHRQVKLGKPALIPNALWKDTAFSSICGTVALSFGVTTAMELFASLFFQEVQHLSPLQTGLRIMPSLLVGVILNVTTGLFVHRVPALWIVTVSSIICSVAPLLMAVIKVQSPYWANAFIAQVLAPMSTDVLFTALTLGIMQIVSTLVTKDHSDKILPMARLEGLRASFWTMFGFMMLCTLWGAIGLRNTGRVGLKRD, encoded by the exons ATGGCAACATGTACTCAAACGAAGGCCGCCATACAGCCATCTGTGGCTCTTACCACAATCGACTCTAGTTCACGACAGTCACTGGAATACAGCAACGCCAACCAATCTACCGATTCCGATGATGAGGCTCCACGAATGTCTCTCCTCCGCAAGCTGGCGGTTATTATACAGCTCTCAGGTGTCAACTTCGCTTCGAGCGCTGTGAACggccttgtcgtcgtcggcttaCCTACCATCACCGCTGATCTCAAATTGGATCCGTCACTGGCTTTTTGGCCAACCTCAGTCTCCAGCTTGGCAAATGCTTCCACAATCCTGCTTGCTGGCTCTGTAGCAGACTCAATAGGGCCACGGCCTGTCAATCTTGCTGGTGGTTTAGTGACGGGTGCATTTATACTAGCGGCAGGTGCGTCTAAAACAGGCCCTCAACTCATTGTGATGCGTGCCTTGCAGGGTATCGGCTACGCCATGCACCTAGTATC CCAGCCATTGGGTTTCTCGTTCGGCCTGGTTCTGGGAGGCATCCTCCAAGATCTCATTGGCTGGAGGGCAGCCTGGTACATATACGGAGGCCTGACCCTTGCCCTCTCTGTTGTCGCCGCTTGGGCCTTGCCGAACTTTCAGAATGAAGGAACCTTCAAGGGTGCTATGCGCAATTTGAAAGTGCGAGTGGATTGGGTTGGGGCATTACTTGCCTCCGTCTTCATGACATTGCTATCATACCTCTTTGC TGCCATCAGTGTGGATCTTAATAGAATACGAGACCCAAAAAGTATCGTGTTCATTTGCTTAATCGCCATGGCACTGCCCTTGTTTGTTGTCTGGGTTCACCGACAGGTCAAACTGGGTAAACCAGCCCTCATTCCGAATGCTCTATGGAAAGACACGGCATTTTCTAGCATTTGTGGTACAGTAGCTCTTTCGTTTGGCGTGACGACGGCAATGGAGCTTTTCGCCAGTTTATT TTTCCAAGAAGTCCAGCacctttctcctcttcagacTGGCCTTAGAATTATGCCAAGTCTCCTTGTGGGAGTTATTCTTAACGTCACTACAGGGTTATTCGTCCACAGAGTGCCTGCGCTGTGGATCGTGACTGTGTCTTCCATCATTTGTTCAGTAGCCCCCCTTCTAATGGCAGTAATTAAAGTGCAATCCCCGTACTGGGCCAATGCCTTTATTGCACAGGTGCTGGCACCTATGAGCACCGATGTTCTCTTCACA GCCCTCACCTTGGGCATAATGCAAATTGTCTCAACACTTGTGACAAAGGATCACAGCGACAAGATCCTGCCAATGGCTAGGCTGGAGGGCTTGAGAGCTAGCTTTTGGACCATGTTTGGTTTCATGATGTTATGCACTTTGTGGGGTGCAATTGGCCTACGAAATACGGGAAGAGTTGGATTAAAGCGTGATTAG